One genomic window of Gossypium hirsutum isolate 1008001.06 chromosome D11, Gossypium_hirsutum_v2.1, whole genome shotgun sequence includes the following:
- the LOC107928732 gene encoding glycine-rich RNA-binding protein 10-like, with protein MTNLNIADEEEELVRDQEEEKESNDEFNLCLVGKVLTNSAVHFPSMMFVLAKLYHPIKGGGHGGASGGVRRVGRGGRGGGAAADNGGGHGGASGGVRRVGRGGRGGGAAADNGGS; from the exons ATGACAAATTTAAACATAGCTGATGAAGAAGAGGAACTTGTTCGtgatcaagaagaagaaaaggaaagcaATGATGAATTTAACTTGTGTTTGGTAGGAAAAGTCCTAACAAATAGTGCAGTCCACTTCCCATCTATGATGTTTGTTCTTGCTAAACTATATCATCCAATTAAAG GTGGTGGGCACGGTGGAGCAAGTGggggtgtcagacgcgtggggcgtGGTGGACGAGGAGGTGGAGCGGCGGCTGACAATG GTGGTGGGCACGGTGGAGCAAGTGggggtgtcagacgcgtggggcgtGGTGGACGAGGAGGTGGAGCGGCGGCTGACAATGGTGGGAGCTAG